A stretch of the Pan troglodytes isolate AG18354 chromosome 20, NHGRI_mPanTro3-v2.0_pri, whole genome shotgun sequence genome encodes the following:
- the LOC112206381 gene encoding uncharacterized protein LOC112206381 translates to MVLRHTQGWTDPSRPVLSTPLSPLLIRWLAEYNPLRCGGGPAPSPAEQVQTDVKETVSNAIPFSSSLYNLSTPWRCAGDRRHECSENLWTEDCRLSGQVPCWTLVPRGTWEWDGLILPGLRPLLCSPSFLAFPDSRRPRFSLVWLTVLQNVLHSKCFPVRPGPPWRGRRNPWTRLGLRHRPSYGFSNAEKPKALVLETRTGPWEAQVERGPVSSWGEGMSCSHPPLGSQNQIREQSRVPTSRSEAPPPPPRPVHEVG, encoded by the exons ATGGTCCTGCGGCACACCCAAGGCTGGACGGACCCTAGCCGTCCTGTCCTCAGTACCCCCTTGAGCCCACTTCTAATTCGGTGGCTGGCGGA ATACAATCCGCTGAGGTGTGGAGGAGGTCCCGCACCTTCACCTGCAGAACAGGTGCAGACAGATGTCAAAGAAACTGTTTCCAACGCCATCCCCTTTTCCTCTTCACTGTACAACCTGTCCACACCATGGCGCTGTGCTGGCGATAGAAGACACGAGTGTTCGGAGAACCTTTGGACCGAAGACTGTCGCCTTTCTGGCCAGGTCCCCTGTTGGACCCTGGTTCCCCGAGGCACATGGGAGTGGGATGGATTGATCCTGCCTGGGCTGCGGCCTCTACTCTGTTCTCCCTCTTTTCTTGCCTTCCCTGATTCTCGTCGGCCCAGGTTTTCCTTGGTCTGGCTCACAGTCCTCCAGAACGTCCTTCACAGCAAATGTTTCCCAGTTCGTCCAGGACCACCTTGGCGGGGACGTAG GAATCCCTGGACGAGGCTTGGACTCCGGCACAGGCCCTCCTATGGTTTCAG CAATGCTGAGAAGCCGAAGGCCCTGGTCTTGGAGACCAGGACAGGGCCCTGGGAGGCCCAGGTCGAAAGGGGGCCAGTCAGCTCATGGGGCGAGGGAATGTCCTGCTCACACCCTCCACtggggtctcag AATCAAATCAGAGAGCAGTCCCGAGTGCCCACCTCAAGGTCTGAAGCGCCTCCTCCTCCACCCAGACCCGTACACGAAGTGGGCTGA